One segment of Castanea sativa cultivar Marrone di Chiusa Pesio chromosome 3, ASM4071231v1 DNA contains the following:
- the LOC142628366 gene encoding uncharacterized protein LOC142628366, with protein sequence MSLVTEEIKAKAEYNQGHQFCQEKSKLLLTEMGLPNGLLPLQDIEEFSAYIEHKKIKRLSGVKAKELMIWVTLNEIFVDDPPTNKITIKSLTGLSRTLPVSALEIEDGKDL encoded by the exons ATGTCTCTGGTTACAGAGGAAATCAAGGCCAAGGCTGAGTACAACCAAGGACATCAGTTCTGTCAAGAGAAGTCAAAGTTATTGCTCACAGAAATGGGCTTGCCCAATGGCTTATTGCCTCTGCAAGACATTGAGGAAT TCTCAGCTTATATtgagcacaaaaaaatcaagagGCTTAGTGGGGTCAAGGCCAAGGAGCTTATGATTTGGGTTACACTCAATGAAATCTTTGTGGATGATCCTCCAACTAATAAAATTACTATCAAGAGTCTTACAGGGCTGTCCAGGACATTGCCAGTTTCAGCTCTTGAAATTGAGGATGGAAAAGATCTCTGA
- the LOC142628342 gene encoding protein AGENET DOMAIN (AGD)-CONTAINING P1-like, with translation MSITKEVKASDATAQKMFSKGTLVEVSSDDDGFEGAWFAATIVKAVGKDKFLVQYQSLRTDDDSGFLREEFDTLHIRPCPPETLVVDHFSLFEEVDALYNDGWWVGVISKVLGGSKYLVYFRDTDEEIEFKHSDLRPHQDWIDGKWIMASQALMKLLYL, from the exons ATGTCAATCACAAAGGAGGTGAAGGCTAGTGACGCAACAGCACAAAAAATGTTCAGCAAGGGGACACTAGTTGAGGTTAGCAGTGATGATGATGGTTTTGAAGGTGCTTGGTTTGCTGCAACTATTGTTAAAGCAGTGGGAAAGGACAAGTTCCTTGTCCAGTACCAGAGCCTGAGGACTGATGATGATTCAGGCTTTCTAAGAGAAGAGTTTGATACCCTGCATATTAGGCCATGTCCACCAGAAACTCTTGTTGTTGATCATTTCAGTCTTTTTGAAGAAGTCGATGCTTTGTACAATGATGGGTGGTGGGTGGGTGTGATTTCTAAGGTTCTTGGTGGCTCAAAATACTTAGTTTACTTTAGGGACACAGATGAGGAAATAGAGTTTAAGCATTCTGACTTAAGGCCACATCAGGACTGGATTGATGGAAAATGGATTATGGCTTCCCAG GCTCTGATGAAGTTGCTTTACTTGTGA
- the LOC142626690 gene encoding uncharacterized protein LOC142626690, whose protein sequence is MSLITEEIKAKADEFYQGDKICQEKSKFLLTEMGLPNGLLPLQDIEECGYVKETGFVWLKQKKSTTHKFDKIGKLVSYGTEVTAYVEPKKIKKLSGVKSKELLVWITLNEIFLDDPPTGKITFKTPTGLFRTFPVSAFEVEEEVKEKEAVEAVKEI, encoded by the coding sequence ATGTCTCTGATCACAGAGGAAATCAAGGCCAAGGCTGATGAGTTCTACCAAGGAGATAAGATCTGTCAGGAGAAATCAAAGTTTTTGCTCACAGAAATGGGCTTGCCTAATGGCTTATTGCCTTTGCAAGACATTGAGGAATGTGGGTATGTGAAAGAGACTGGCTTTGTGTGGCTAAAGCAGAAAAAGAGCACTACCCACAAGTTTGACAAGATTGGCAAGCTTGTTTCTTATGGCACTGAAGTCACAGCCTATGTTGAgcccaaaaaaatcaagaagCTAAGTGGGGTTAAGTCCAAGGAGCTTTTGGTTTGGATTACACTCAATGAAATCTTTTTGGATGATCCTCCAACTGGAAAGATTACTTTCAAGACTCCTACTGGGCTGTTCAGGACATTCCCAGTTTCAGCTTTTGAAGTTGAAGAGGAAGTCAAGGAAAAGGAAGCTGTGGAAGCTGTCAAAGAAATCTGA
- the LOC142627580 gene encoding uncharacterized protein LOC142627580, which yields MSLITEEMKAKAELYQGDKICQEKSKFLLTEMGLPNGLLPLQDIEECGYVKETGFVWLKQKKSTTHKFEKIGKLVSYGTEVTAYVEPKKIKKLSGVKSKELLVWITLNEIFVDDPPTGKITFKTPTGLFRTFPVSAFEVEEEVKEKEAVKEI from the coding sequence atgtCTCTGATCAcagaggaaatgaaggccaaggcTGAGCTCTACCAAGGAGATAAGATCTGTCAGGAGAAATCAAAGTTTTTGCTCACAGAAATGGGCTTGCCTAATGGCTTATTGCCTTTGCAAGACATTGAGGAATGTGGGTATGTGAAAGAGACTGGCTTTGTGTGGCTAAAGCAGAAAAAGAGCACAACCCACAAGTTTGAAAAGATTGGCAAGCTTGTTTCTTATGGCACTGAAGTCACAGCCTATGTTGAgcccaaaaaaatcaagaagCTAAGTGGGGTTAAGTCCAAGGAGCTTTTGGTTTGGATTACACTCAATGAAATCTTTGTGGATGATCCTCCAACTGGAAAGATTACTTTTAAGACTCCTACTGGGCTGTTCAGGACATTCCCAGTTTCAGCTTTTGAAGTTGAGGAGGAAGTCAAGGAAAAGGAAGCTGTCAAAGAAATCTGA
- the LOC142627298 gene encoding putative pentatricopeptide repeat-containing protein At1g56570 yields the protein MSTKRLLSTAAFHAIPPIIRNSLQWAHNSTTQLNTPFLPKGPSVLATNLIKSYSERGLIKEARILFDEMPERDVVAWTAMIAGYTSCNHYSHAWAMFCEMVRNGVEPNAFTLSSALKGCKSMKALSYGALVHGLAIKHGMKESMYVTNALMDMYATCCVSMDEACMVFQEIDVKNAVSWTTLITGYTHRGDGYGGLRVFRQMLLEEAELNPFSFSIAVRACTSIGSYALGKLIHSAVITHGFDTNLPVMNSILDMYCRCGGLSEANQYFQEMNEKDLITWNTLITGYERLDSTESLHIFSQMESEGFSPNCFTFTSVTAACANLAVLNCGQQVHGGIVRRGLDGNLALANALIDMYAKCGSISDSRKVFSEMTCRDLVSWTTMMIGYGAHGYGKEAVELFDEMIRSGIRPDKIVYMAVLSACSHAGLVDEGLRYFKSMVGDYNITPNQEIYGCVVDLLGRAGRVEEAYELMESMPFKPDESVWGALLGACKAHKLPNLGKLAARRILDLRPNMVGTYVMLSNIYAAEGKWGEYANMRKLMRGMGSKKEAGRSWIEVRDQVYSFVVGDKMGSHIKWVYGVLDLLIWHMKEAGYVPDLDCLIHDQEDAT from the exons ATGAGCACTAAAAGACTACTTTCTACGGCTGCTTTCCATGCAATCCCACCCATTATCCGAAACTCTCTTCAATGGGCCCACAACTCCACCACCCAATTGAACACACCTTTTTTACCAAAGGGTCCTTCCGTATTAGCCACAAACCTCATCAAATCATACTCTGAAAGGGGCTTGATAAAAGAGGCCCGGATATTGTTCGATGAAATGCCTGAGAGAGATGTGGTTGCATGGACTGCCATGATTGCTGGGTACACGTCTTGCAACCACTACAGCCATGCATGGGCTATGTTCTGTGAGATGGTAAGGAATGGAGTGGAGCCAAATGCTTTTACTTTGTCCAGTGCTTTGAAGGGTTGTAAGAGCATGAAGGCTCTTTCATATGGGGCATTGGTCCATGGCTTGGCCATCAAGCATGGCATGAAGGAGTCTATGTATGTTACTAATGCACTCATGGATATGTATGCTACGTGTTGTGTTAGCATGGACGAGGCATGCATGGTCTTTCAGGAGATAGATGTAAAAAATGCTGTTTCATGGACTACTTTGATCACTGGTTACACTCATAGAGGTGATGGCTATGGTGGGCTTCGAGTTTTCAGGCAAATGTTGCTG GAGGAAGCAGAACTCaacccatttagcttttcaatTGCTGTTAGAGCTTGCACCTCAATTGGCTCATACGCTTTGGGCAAGCTAATACATTCAGCAGTGATTACACATGGGTTCGATACCAATCTTCCTGTCATGAATTCTATCCTAGACATGTATTGCAGGTGTGGTGGTTTATCGGAGGCAAATCAGTATTTCCAAGAAATGAATGAGAAAGATTTAATTACATGGAATACCTTGATAACTGGTTATGAAAGATTGGACTCTACTGAGTCTTTACATATCTTTTCACAAATGGAGTCAGAAGGTTTTAGTCCAAATTGCTTCACATTTACCAGTGTTACAGCTGCCTGTGCAAATTTAGCCGTATTGAATTGCGGACAACAGGTTCATGGAGGAATTGTTCGCAGAGGCCTTGACGGGAACTTGGCATTGGCTAATGCACTTATTGACATGTATGCCAAGTGTGGGAGCATAAGTGATTCACGCAAAGTTTTTAGTGAAATGACTTGCAGAGATTTGGTCTCTTGGACTACTATGATGATTGGATATGGGGCTCATGGATATGGAAAAGAGGCTGTTGAATTGTTTGATGAGATGATCAGGTCTGGTATTAGACCTGATAAGATTGTGTACATGGCAGTTCTGAGTGCTTGCAGCCATGCTGGACTTGTAGATGAAGGTTTGAGGTATTTCAAATCAATGGTGGGTGATTATAATATTACTCCAAATCAGGAGATTTATGGCTGTGTTGTGGATCTGCTAGGGCGTGCAGGGAGAGTTGAGGAGGCTTATGAGCTAATGGAGAGTATGCCATTTAAACCTGATGAGTCTGTATGGGGGGCACTTCTTGGAGCTTGTAAAGCACATAAGCTTCCGAATTTGGGCAAATTGGCAGCTCGTAGGATTTTAGATTTGAGGCCAAATATGGTGGGGACTTACGTGATGCTGTCAAATATATACGCAGCTGAAGGTAAATGGGGGGAGTATGCAAATATGAGGAAGTTGATGAGAGGGATGGGGAGTAAGAAAGAGGCAGGGAGGAGTTGGATTGAGGTAAGAGACCAGGTTTATAGTTTTGTGGTTGGAGATAAGATGGGTTCTCACATAAAGTGGGTGTATGGAGTTCTGGATTTGTTGATTTGGCATATGAAAGAAGCAGGATATGTACCAGATTTGGATTGCTTAATACATGACCAAGAAGATGCAACTTGA